In Spea bombifrons isolate aSpeBom1 chromosome 9, aSpeBom1.2.pri, whole genome shotgun sequence, the genomic stretch CCAGTCAACTATTTCCACTGCTCATCCACCGATCCCTGCTTCCTACTGACCTCCCAAAAGAAGACTCCATCCCTTTGAGAGGATCCCCACCCCGAAAGTGACCTCCTGTATCTGTTGCCCCCCCTTGTGTACCCCAGCTCTGGAATGCCCTCTGGCATGTTCAGCATTGATAATATCTTGGCTGCCAGACCTCGGTGTAAGGAGTCGGTGCTGCTCCCCCAGAATGGCCCCGTGCTGTTCCCCGGTTTGGGGGACTCTCTCTATGGATCTGCAGACTACAGCGGATTTTACAACCGAGCCGTGGCCCCCAGTTCCAGCCTGCAAGGGGTCAATGGATCTAGACTGGGATTCAATAACTATTATTACGGACAGCTGCATGTGCAGACCCCCGTGGGACCCTCGTGCTGTGGGGCCCTGCAGCCCCTAGGAGCCCAGCAATGCTCTtgtgtttcagctgccacaggtaAGGGCTCCTGTCATTTGGCTGGGAATACCTGCGTACAGAATATAGGGGTATAGGGGCATATAGGTAATTCAGCCTTtaggtgtatgtgtgagtgtatgtatgtacgtgtatgtgtatatatatatatgtgtgtgtgtatatatatatatatatatatatatatcgcagcatattatatattcatatacttGCACCTATACATCCTGTAAGCCTCTAACGAATACATATTTGGCACAATAAAAGGATATACCCAGATATGTATATGGAGTGCTTGCAATTTAATTACTTTAATTTTATGAAAGTATTTCTGATGTTATCTGGGTGGGGAGTCTTGTAACTCAACAACACCATTTCGTatatatagcattacatatgtatagcattgttattacattatttacatttagaTTTCTATACATTTATGATTTTGAGCTCACATAAGAGCTTTATCTTAAATTTGCCCCTAACCCACTTATATTTGTCCCCCAACCTAAAGTAGTATTTCTAAAACTGGTTCCCtgcttaatttatttattttttttttttgaaacctgtttaatatattttgctcTGGGCTTTGTCAAAGTGATTTGTTGCATTACTCCCTCCTGgtactgaaaaggttaatgtcAAAAGCACTTCTTCTCATAGTTTTGAGAACATTCCATAACACCATGTATCATCGTGTCTGTTGTGCTATCTTAATCACTGATCATCACACCTTCTTCCACAGCTTACGAAGGGTCCAGCTCGGTCCTTATGCCCCCAGTTCCTCACCAGATGCTCCCCTATATGAATGTGGGAACCCTATCCAGGACAGAACTTCAACTCCTCAACCAGCTCCACTGCAGGAGGAAGAGGAGACATAGGACCATCTTCACAGATGAACAGCTAGAAGCCTTGGAGAATCTCTTCCAGGAGACTAAATACCCTGATGTGGGCACCAGGGAACAGCTGGCCAGGAGAGTCCACCTGAGAGAAGAAAAAGTGGAGGTAAAACCCCCTTCTCTGCCTCTAGCGAACACCTTGTAAGGGCCACATCACCACCTCATCACCTAATTCAAAGGCACCTTGGACATCCTTGGACACTGTTGCCTTCTGGATGATTTATCTAAAATGTCTCCAACAGTCCTGCTATAATGACCATGGCACATATTccattattaatta encodes the following:
- the GSC gene encoding homeobox protein goosecoid, which translates into the protein MPSGMFSIDNILAARPRCKESVLLPQNGPVLFPGLGDSLYGSADYSGFYNRAVAPSSSLQGVNGSRLGFNNYYYGQLHVQTPVGPSCCGALQPLGAQQCSCVSAATAYEGSSSVLMPPVPHQMLPYMNVGTLSRTELQLLNQLHCRRKRRHRTIFTDEQLEALENLFQETKYPDVGTREQLARRVHLREEKVEVWFKNRRAKWRRQKRSSSEESENTQKWNKSSKASAEKGEDHEKSDLDSDS